The following proteins come from a genomic window of Sesamum indicum cultivar Zhongzhi No. 13 linkage group LG10, S_indicum_v1.0, whole genome shotgun sequence:
- the LOC105171655 gene encoding DNA repair protein XRCC4 produces the protein METPKHTCLKLEIRVDGRKTEPVFVKGTWHRTRFDLSITDGLQAWTCHATEEEVKERASNWDQTVADYIDLAERYLGVQQHGSVYGFADAGNGCKRLSWTFEKEGTKLEWRWKCQPSSDSKKTTAEVLDFLMDANIRLSEEVVWKTQSFDRLKLEAEKCLEQSEKLSSEKAEFESEIYGKFVNVLNSKKAKLRDLRDRLSKQAPHQLPEEEEEESTDRTESFDEESDEEAEKNSGASSKDVPGSSKPRGRKRK, from the exons ATGGAAACGCCGAAGCACACATGCCTGAAACTGGAAATACGGGTGGACGGCAGAAAAACCGAACCCGTATTCGTGAAGGGAACCTGGCACCGGACCCGCTTCGACCTTTCCATAACCGACGGACTCCAGGCATGGACTTGCCACG CTACTGAGGAGGAGGTCAAAGAGAGGGCTTCAAACTGGGACCAAACTGTGGCGGATTACATTGATTTGGCCGAGAGGTATCTCGGAGTTCAACAACACGGGTCGGTTTACGGGTTTGCGGATGCTGGAAACGGATGCAAACGG TTATCATGGACATTTGAGAAGGAGGGTACAAAACTGGAATGGCGGTGGAAATGCCAACCTTCATCTGATAGCAAGAAAACCACAGCAGAGGTCTTGGACTTTCTCATGGATGCCAACATAAGACTGAGT GAGGAAGTTGTCTGGAAAACACAATCATTTGACAGGCTCAAACTAGAAGCTGAAAAATGTTTAGAACAAAGTGAGAAACTCAGCAGTGAGAAGGCAGAATTTGAATCTGAAATCTATGGGAAG TTTGTTAACGTGTTGAACTCCAAGAAAGCAAAACTGAGAGATCTCCGAGATCGACTCTCCAAACAAGCACCCCACCAGTTGCcagaagaggaggaagaagagtCTACCGACAGGACCGAGAGCTTCGATGAAGAAAGTGATGAAGAGGCAGAAAAGAATAGTGGTGCTTCCTCTAAAGATGTCCCTGGTAGCAGTAAGCCTCGTGGTAGAAAACGGAAATAA
- the LOC105171656 gene encoding syntaxin-related protein KNOLLE: MNDLMTKSFTSYVDLKKEAMKDLEAGPDLELGMTQIDNXXXXXXXXXEEFKKEMNSIREILARLQASHEEGKALHKPEALKSLRARVNADILSVLKRARAIRTRLEDMDRSNAMNRRLSGCKAGTPVDRTRSAVTNGLRKKLKELMMDFQGLRQRMMTEYKETVGRRYFTVTGEYPDEEVIDKIISSGDGNGGEEFLSRAIQEHGRGKVLETVVEIQDRHDAAKEIEKSLLELHQIFLDMAVMVEAQGEQMDDIEHHVMNAAHYVSDGTKNLKIAKEHQKSSRRCLCFGIILLLVLIILVVIPIATSFSKS; encoded by the exons ATGAATGATTTAATGACAAAGTCTTTCACAAGCTATGTCGATCTGAAGAAAGAAGCCATGAAAGATCTCGAGGCAGGTCCGGACCTCGAACTGGGAATGACCCAGATAGACAAC NNNNNNNNNNNNNNNNNNNNNNNNNCAGaagaattcaagaaagaaatgaacTCAATCAGAGAAATCTTGGCCCGGTTACAAGCCTCCCATGAGGAAGGCAAGGCTCTTCACAAGCCCGAAGCACTCAAATCGCTACGAGCTCGTGTAAATGCAGACATTTTGTCAGTCTTGAAACGGGCTCGGGCAATAAGGACCCGGTTGGAGGATATGGACCGGTCAAATGCAATGAATAGAAGACTTTCCGGCTGCAAAGCTGGAACTCCGGTGGACCGGACCCGATCCGCCGTCACCAACGGGCTGAGGAAGAAGCTGAAGGAGCTGATGATGGATTTCCAGGGGCTGAGGCAGAGGATGATGACTGAGTACAAGGAAACTGTCGGAAGAAGATACTTTACTGTCACTGGAGAGTACCCAGATGAGGAAGTTATTGACAAGATTATCTCAAGTGGTGATGGTAATGGTGGTGAAGAATTCTTGTCTAGAGCCATTCAG GAGCATGGGCGGGGAAAGGTGCTGGAGACGGTGGTGGAGATACAGGACCGCCACGATGCAGCcaaggaaattgaaaagagcCTGCTGGAGCTCCACCAGATATTCCTGGACATGGCAGTGATGGTGGAGGCACAAGGCGAGCAAATGGATGACATTGAGCACCATGTGATGAATGCAGCCCACTATGTCAGTGATGGAACCAAGAACCTCAAGATTGCTAAAGAACACCAGAAGAGCAGCAGGCggtgtttgtgttttggaatCATACTTCTCCTAGTGCTCATTATTCTTGTCGTCATCCCCATCGCCACCAGTTTCAGTAAATCTTGA